The genome window TGAGAGCAAACCACTTTCCATTGCTTATGGCAGCAATGTTCATTTATTGGTGTTTCCAGCTGCATCTACACATCTATTTTAGATTTCACTTTTCAATATACTGATACGAATCAGATAAGTATGttattaaaatcaataaatctACCTGATCAAACATGCTCTTCTACGATTGACATTTTATCTCTTTTTTGTCTATGCTCAAAGTGGATGCGCACGCCCAAAAATCAGTGGGTTTCACTGTGTATTTGCAATGAGATATATTTATAGGACTGAGACAAATgccaaaattacacacacattttcagaaccacttgtcccatacagggtcgcgggggaccggagcctacccggcaacaaagggcgtaaggccggagggggaggggacacacccaggacaggacgccagtccatcgcaaggcactccaagcaggactcaaaccccagacccaccgaagagcaggacctggtccaacccactgcgccactgcacccccgttgCCAAAATTACATTAAACCTTTATTAGTGGGAAGAAAGATACAGTCATTCAGAATTAGATATCTTCACTTACTTCttgaataaaaacactttttttcaatattttcattgtAGCGCTGCAAgcaaagaaattttcttttccACTGCATCTGACAGAAAACAGGTAGCTCAACTTGTCAAATGGACAACACTTtgtaactgaaaatgaaagtttgTACATGGACAAGTAAAACACAGGAAGCATTGCTGGAGGAAATCTATATGAACAaaaggagaacacacaaacccTGGAAAGACAGAGCTAAATTTTAATTCAGATATCAGGAGCTCTACCTTCTGAACAACTATGCTGCCTTCACTCAAACTTTATAACAAACTAAATAGCGGTTTGCAGAAATAGGTCAgtatctttatatatttattcatcacaTAATGGAGATAATTCATCCTTAGAAACCAGTACAGTTGATGAATTGGCATTGCGAGGAAGAAAAATTGACATTATTTctcatggaaggaaaaaaatcataggTTTCTAGTTCATTGTGAAATGTGAAGCACAAGTACTGGCCATAGACCAGTTTTCTTACTTTCACGCCTTCTACTGCTAATTGACATAATATAATATGTTGATAAAGGAACTGAACATAAATGAGCTAAACCTCAAATATAGGAAGATGAAATGCTTGCAGTGCAAAAATTGGGGAAATATGTAATGCAtctagagggggtgcggtggcgcagtgggttggaccacagtcctgctcttcagtggatctggggttcgagtcccgcttggggtgccttgtgacggactggcgtcccgtcctgggtatgtccttacgccctgtgttgccgggtaggctccggttccctgtgaccccgtatggaacaagcggttctgaaaatgtgtgtgtgtgtaatgcatcTATAGAGATTATAATTTTACCAGGGCCTCCAGTGTagaatgttaaaattatttgtataataataattcaatatATAATTCAAGTATAAGTCcacatgggggtgtggtggcgcagtgggttggaccgcagtcctgctctccggtgggtctggggttcgagtcctacttggggtgccttgcgacggactggcgtcccgtcctgggtgtgtcccctccctctccggccttacgccctgtgttaccaggtgggctccggttccctgtgaccccgtaagggacaagcggttctgaaaatgtgtgtataattcCACATATGATACATTCCAGTATGTACTGAGGTGAATCTTATGGTTCTGGTTGtattgtaaaattaatttgcacGTGATTTGGCTATCACATGTGATTCtgatacaaatacaaaattctCAATTGAAtgttctgcttttttaaaataatatccTTAGAGCCATCTCTATCTGATTTCACCTGAAGTATGATTTTATTAAGCCAGTTTGATTTTGTACTTTgcttaaatgtgcaaaatgtaaactttttgcGGACACATGGCACAGCACTGTTTGAGACATAATTAAAGGTTTTaaggttttttgtttaataaatatttgtgcatCTTGGCAAAATGTCCCTTTAGGTTTATCATTAGCCTAATTGGGCAATGCCAATACATCCCAGTTTTATGGCTCCTTGTAGTAGCCTATAAAAAGAAAGGTGTTGTTCATTTTAGAATCACTTTGAAACAAGCAGTGATGGGCTGGGAACGGTAATTGTTTATATTATTAGTAGTCGTAGCAGtaacagtagtagtagtaatagtagtagtggTAGTGTTGATGtaagattttaatttcagtagTTATTTtctggtaaatattttaaataatgtcatgaataagtttttttaattttctgtataaaattctgcatttgcaaatataattaaagaaaaaataatattgttcaTGTATAGAATCTATTTTATtggagggtgcggtgggttggtcctggtcctactctttggtgggtttggggttcaagtcccacttggggtgccttgtgatggattggtgtcccttccccctctggccttacgccctgtgtgctgggttaggctctggttacCAATGTCCCGTATGGGAGGAGTGGTTCGGACAGGTACAGTATATTCTATGAGCAATGTAGTTGAGTCCCAGGTTCTGTTAAAATCTACTGTTCTACTTTTACGAAAGATGCTTAACATTAATTTCTGTGTGTGACAGTTATCAGCTGTTGTGTTCCACAAGCAGTACGGCCCGAAGTGAGCACAACTCCAACTACCAGGTGAAATTAGAGTTTTGAAGGAATGTTCTGTCAGGCCCTTAAAGAGGATTGGACATGTGGTTGGCCCTATTTGAAAGCCTTTATCAGTATGTGCTTTCTGTGTCTGGACTGAGGATCAGCACAGTATGCTGAAGATATCAGAGCACATGAGTTCAGTCTGTTGTCAAAGTGTAATGGGGAGCACACTCTGCTTGTTTGTGCAAGTTTATTAATGCTTGTTTGTAAAAGAAATCCCTTTCGGCAGTTTTGAAGCAAATACAGAATCCCGGATATCAGAATTAAGGATGAGAATGACTGACAACAGAAGTTCTGCAATTTGACCATACTGGCCTGCATTCCCCTGTTTTAGGTACGTCCTTTGCTACCTTCTCATTGTCCTTTTGATAAGTAATTATCTACTGTCCCCCCATTTTGTAATGCACTGAATGATcataacattttcagaaaaatactgCCTCAATGTAATCGGACATATACACTCCTGGTGCCTTCTTCAACAAAACAATAGAGcttaaacagttttttaataaataagacATCTTGAGGTATCTATTGAACGACATATTCAATTGTATTTTTTCGTaatgttttttcagtgtttgttttgcagatttCCACAATGCCAATAGACGAAGCCTACAACACTTCAGTGTTCACTCTCTCTGGGATAAGTGCGACTTGGGAAAgtagatacttttttttttgcataaccGTGTTGTGTTATCTTCTTATTCTTTCTGTTAACTTGACGTTAATTTTTAGAATTGTCCTGAGAAAATCTCTTCATGAACCCATGTACATCTTTCTGTGCAGTTTGTGTTTAAATGGATTGTATGGAACAGCAGGTTTCTACCCCAAATTTCTGTATGATTTGCTTCATGAACCTCAAGTAATTTCATATGCAGGATGCCTTATTCAGGTGTTAGTGATCTACTCCTCTGTTCTGTGTGACATTTCCATTTTGACAGTTATGGCTTATGACAGATTTGTGGCAATATGCAGGCCTTTGCAGTATCATGCAGTTATGACTAAGACTACTGTCACTAAACTTACTCTATTTTCATGGATTGCTCCAGTTTTATCTATGACTGTTTTGGTTATCTTTAGTGCAGGGTTAACACTGTGTGGCTCAGAGATTGAAAAACTGTACTGTGAAAACTGGGCTATTGTTAGATTGTCTTGTTCATCTACaactatttataacatttttgcATATCTTGTGATACTTACATATTTGGTTCATATGTTTTGCATACTCTTTTCTTATCTGAAGCTTATTAAAAGCAGTATGAAGTCCATTGAGGACCGGCGAAAGGTGATACAGACATGCACGCCACATCTGCTTTCTTTAATTAATGTCACAGTTGCTTTGCTGTTTGATACAATGTATAGTCGATATGGGTCCAGAGATTTTCCACAGGGCCTCCGTCATTTTCTGGCATTAGAGTTTCTAGTGGTGCCCCCACTTCTTAATCCCCTTATTTATGGTCTGAAGCTCAGTAAAGTCCGAAATGAAGTATTCCGATGCCTTAAAACTAATGTTGTGAAATCTGAAAATTGAGAGAAACGTGAAATGAAAAGCTTTACAATCTCATTGCCGTTTCTGATCTTTTACCACCTTCTCTGACCTATTATCAATCCATCACTTCATTGCAGCATCTCtattttttcagtaatgacTAAATTCAATGTATAACCCAGTctttcacaaatgttttcatCAGGTAACCATActtccttttcccttttcacCAAAGATTCCACCGGATTCATTATGTGATGTCATCTTCTTATAGGCTTGACGTATAAACCAAttctaaatgtttaataattaaattaattattaaatattaatcgGGGGgctgagtggcacagtgggtttggcctctgcctggtctctggtgggtgtggggtacGAGACCCACTaaaggtgccttgtgatggactggtgtcccatcctgggtgtgtcccgcccccctctggccttgtgccttgtgctgccaggctaggctccagctcaccacaaccccgattgggactagcagtttcagcaagtgtgtgtgtgtgtgtgtgtgtgtgtgtgtgtgtgtgtgtgtgagattaaatattaatgatcaAAACTATATAAACATTGCTGAGATCACACAGCAGTCAACTGACCCTAatctgaaaacatttgtttctccTCACCACAGGAACACTGTAATACTTTAGCATAACATTTGTTGCATAATTgaacagttatacacacacacacacacacacacacacacacacacattttcagaaccgcttgtcccatacggggtcacggggaaccggagcctacccggcaacacagggcgtaaggccggagggggaggggacacacccaggacaggatgccagtccattgcaaggcaccccaagcgggaatcgaacctcagacccaccagagagcaggactgtggtccaacccactgcgccactgcgccaccgcacccccctgaacaGTTATACTTTTTATAATAATTGCTCATTCCTGTGatgcttatttgtttttctttatatttatttctgtgtgacTTTATTCTGTTTGTATTGATCagtgaaacaaataaaactttgctttttcaaaacagcaagaaaagctgatttaaaatttgttttcctaaaggaaattaatttattgtaccTGATGTCACAGGTAACGATACTTTATGACATTAAGAACTGTTTATATAGTGTTTTGACTCCACTGTTATTATGCAGATTATAGCTCATAGGGCATTCTGGATGATCACctaatttttttgtggaaaattgCCCAGATATTTCTCATTTCACTTCTGTCCCATTCCATTTATGTTTATAGCGCACTCTTACCAGAGTAACACAGAGCATTAAACAATTTTATAGAGAATAAGTcatagaggaaaacaaaaaaaaatcctcccaaacaaaaagaagaggagaaaaacaaacctcTTGTTACTTGTGACTTTGAACTAAAAATCGTACTTAATTTGTGGATGttgtatttcagtgtgtgttggcAAGAACAGTTTAGACTCTGGAAGCGTAGTGAAACGATGGTCAGTAGACATAAAGACATAAGCAGGCAGGCAGATAGACAAATCTTTTTTGAGTGAGATACAAGCTGCCCAAGATgagaattatttattatagcacTTAAATTTAATTCCTTGTAGGCATGAATGCAGAGATGTACATGGGTTCATGCACATTTTTCTCAGAGTAAATAACTTCAGTAAGAAGTAAGGGACAGCTAGtatagtgcagtggttacaactgctgcctttggattcaaaggtcataggttggaatctcacctcccactgtagtacccttcactAAGGTAATtattaccctaaatttctccaggaaaaattacccagctgcacaaatgggaaGTAATTGTAGTggattaacattctaagttgctttgtggaaaagtgtcagctaaatgaataaatataggtTTAACCATAATATCCTGATGTGAAGCAGAAGTATGTCCTTCTGTACATCCTGTCAGTATGAAGAACATCTGTTCTGTACACTGCTGAAAGCTTTTCAAGGTCTGAATCTGTTCCCTAATGAAGTGCCATTACATGAGAATTAATTATAAGAAGCTTTTTCATACTGTATCTGAACTTGATGGTGAACACTGTCTGGTGTGAGACtactcctgtctggccttcccgctactgccgtCACTCCTCTACAGCTGAAACAGAATGCTGCTGGTGCCTGAATTGTGTTTagcttgccaaagcattcccatgtatctcctctactcatttctctgcactggcttcctatagttgcccaaatcaaattcaagaccttggttatggcctacaaatgcatcaatagaactgctcccagctttCTACAACACTCATTagccgctacaccccaaccagaccgctactcTCTTCTGcatctgctcacttggtggccccacgcatgaaaggtaaagcacagaggttcttggttctggctccattgcaGTGGAACAACTTCCCCCTCCCAGTCAGAACCACtaaaactctgtccacatttaagaagggtctgaaaactcacctcttccagactcacttcactcaCTTAAGTTCATGtcaggtgtaaatgttcatacaccataactttaagatcatgcctggacaaccctttacacagctactcctgtaatgtgtaatgtttgtgtatctcaaaaaaa of Scleropages formosus chromosome 10, fSclFor1.1, whole genome shotgun sequence contains these proteins:
- the LOC108922412 gene encoding olfactory receptor 1030-like — its product is MWLALFESLYQYVLSVSGLRISTISTMPIDEAYNTSVFTLSGISATWESRYFFFCITVLCYLLILSVNLTLIFRIVLRKSLHEPMYIFLCSLCLNGLYGTAGFYPKFLYDLLHEPQVISYAGCLIQVLVIYSSVLCDISILTVMAYDRFVAICRPLQYHAVMTKTTVTKLTLFSWIAPVLSMTVLVIFSAGLTLCGSEIEKLYCENWAIVRLSCSSTTIYNIFAYLVILTYLVHMFCILFSYLKLIKSSMKSIEDRRKVIQTCTPHLLSLINVTVALLFDTMYSRYGSRDFPQGLRHFLALEFLVVPPLLNPLIYGLKLSKVRNEVFRCLKTNVVKSEN